From the genome of Bacteroides sp. MSB163, one region includes:
- a CDS encoding metal ABC transporter permease: MDLLQYTFFQHALIGSLLASIVCGLIGTYIVTRRLVFISGGLTHASFGGIGLGLYTGISPILAAGVFAVLSAFGVEWLSKRNDMREDSAIAVFWTLGMALGIMFTFLSPGFAPDLSAYLFGNILTITFGDIALLAGLAVILAIFFILYLRPIIYVAFDREFARSQGIPVQIFEYVLMMFIALTIVACLRMVGIVLVISLLTIPQMTANLFTHRFHRIIWLSIGIGYLSCLGGLMISYYLNVPSGAAIIFFSIIIYVVCKLGKSFYLSLRQKTQNP; the protein is encoded by the coding sequence GTGGATCTACTACAATATACCTTCTTCCAACATGCCCTCATCGGCAGTTTACTGGCAAGCATTGTTTGCGGACTTATCGGTACGTATATCGTAACGAGGCGACTGGTGTTCATTAGTGGCGGACTGACACATGCCTCTTTCGGAGGAATCGGTCTGGGATTATATACAGGAATTTCTCCCATTTTGGCAGCCGGAGTGTTTGCGGTACTGTCGGCTTTTGGTGTGGAGTGGCTTAGCAAACGCAATGATATGCGTGAGGACTCAGCTATCGCGGTATTCTGGACGCTGGGGATGGCATTGGGTATCATGTTCACCTTCCTTTCACCCGGGTTCGCACCCGATTTGTCGGCTTATCTGTTCGGTAATATACTGACGATTACATTCGGAGACATCGCCTTGCTTGCAGGACTTGCAGTGATACTGGCTATTTTCTTTATCCTATACCTGCGTCCGATTATTTATGTTGCTTTCGACCGGGAATTTGCACGTTCACAAGGCATTCCCGTACAAATATTCGAATATGTGCTGATGATGTTCATTGCACTGACCATTGTAGCATGTCTGCGCATGGTGGGGATTGTGCTGGTTATCTCCCTGCTTACAATCCCGCAAATGACTGCGAATTTGTTCACGCATCGTTTCCACCGCATTATCTGGCTATCCATCGGCATCGGTTATCTCAGTTGCCTAGGCGGATTGATGATATCCTATTATCTCAACGTTCCTTCAGGCGCGGCTATCATCTTCTTTTCCATCATTATATACGTAGTATGTAAGCTGGGAAAGAGTTTTTATTTATCTTTACGGCAGAAAACGCAGAACCCGTAA
- a CDS encoding nitroreductase family protein, translated as MKTLKAQIIISLITYFFLVLAVTICKGNKFGNILSENENTTESQTGTSGILRHTDDGVQIISTRQLTKDINGYGGNIPLEIYIKDNRILKVVALENSETPSYFAKVRNSGLLQQWNNLSPEEAIHKEVDGISGATESSVAIIQSVHKAMEYAKEHSADKPASAFSFDWILFLGLLAGIALCTLIISYLSKRPKEQTMHYALNTFNLALVIVVTALSIQPKPNQLNKMEEPTVKQDNKLSVLDNIHARTSIRSYQPKEVEDEKIEQLLRAAMAAPTATNRQPWAFIVIRNKETMNELGSTLPYAKMVKDAPLAIAVCGDLTKAISGAGMEYWVQDASAASENLLLAAQALGLGAVWTGVYPIDERVKEVQKILQLPEQIVPLNVIPIGYPAENPLPKDKWKPENIHYDRWTEPDKK; from the coding sequence ATGAAAACATTAAAAGCCCAAATCATCATTAGCCTGATAACCTATTTCTTCCTGGTTCTGGCAGTCACCATCTGCAAGGGAAACAAGTTTGGGAACATTCTTTCTGAAAACGAAAATACAACAGAAAGCCAAACAGGAACTTCCGGGATACTACGACATACAGATGACGGAGTACAGATAATATCTACCCGGCAACTAACAAAAGATATTAACGGCTATGGTGGAAATATACCTCTGGAAATCTATATAAAAGATAACCGTATTCTAAAAGTAGTAGCTCTGGAAAACTCCGAAACACCCAGCTACTTTGCCAAAGTACGGAACAGCGGTCTGTTACAACAGTGGAACAATCTTTCACCGGAGGAAGCAATCCATAAAGAAGTGGATGGAATATCCGGAGCCACAGAGTCTTCCGTAGCTATTATCCAGTCCGTACATAAGGCCATGGAGTATGCAAAGGAGCATTCGGCAGACAAACCGGCAAGTGCTTTCAGTTTCGACTGGATACTTTTCCTGGGATTACTGGCAGGTATCGCATTATGTACCCTAATCATCTCATATCTTTCTAAAAGGCCCAAAGAGCAAACAATGCACTATGCGCTGAACACTTTCAATCTAGCTTTGGTTATAGTAGTAACTGCATTATCTATCCAACCAAAACCCAATCAACTTAATAAGATGGAGGAACCTACCGTGAAACAGGATAATAAACTTTCGGTTCTTGACAACATACATGCAAGAACCAGTATTCGCTCTTATCAGCCTAAAGAAGTAGAAGATGAAAAAATAGAGCAATTGTTAAGGGCTGCCATGGCAGCTCCTACAGCAACCAACAGGCAACCTTGGGCTTTCATTGTCATCAGAAACAAAGAAACGATGAATGAACTGGGTTCTACTCTTCCTTACGCCAAGATGGTAAAAGACGCTCCGTTGGCTATTGCCGTATGCGGAGATTTAACCAAAGCTATCAGTGGTGCGGGTATGGAGTACTGGGTACAGGATGCCTCCGCCGCCAGTGAGAACTTGTTGCTGGCTGCACAAGCTTTAGGATTAGGAGCTGTCTGGACAGGCGTTTATCCCATAGACGAACGGGTAAAAGAAGTACAGAAAATACTCCAATTACCCGAACAGATTGTTCCTCTGAATGTAATCCCTATCGGTTATCCGGCAGAGAACCCACTTCCGAAAGATAAATGGAAACCGGAGAATATACATTATGACCGTTGGACGGAACCTGATAAGAAGTAA
- a CDS encoding A1S_2505 family phage non-structural protein: protein MKTRITSNRITELHPDEIFVFGSNLEGAHGGGAAYLAWKKWGAIWGQGTGLQGQTYGIPTMHGGPEAIRPYVDEFIRFAKEHSQYTFLVTEIGCGIAGFAPKEIAPLFKEAAVVPNIYLPQRFWDVLNAK from the coding sequence ATGAAAACAAGAATTACCTCTAATCGTATCACAGAACTACACCCGGACGAGATATTCGTTTTTGGCAGCAACCTGGAAGGCGCGCATGGTGGCGGAGCCGCTTATCTGGCATGGAAAAAATGGGGAGCCATCTGGGGACAAGGAACCGGATTACAAGGACAGACCTATGGCATTCCGACCATGCATGGTGGGCCGGAAGCCATCAGACCTTATGTAGATGAGTTTATCCGCTTTGCCAAAGAGCATTCACAATATACTTTCCTCGTTACAGAGATAGGGTGCGGCATTGCCGGATTCGCCCCGAAAGAGATTGCTCCTTTATTTAAAGAGGCTGCGGTTGTGCCTAACATTTACCTGCCTCAACGCTTCTGGGATGTACTGAATGCGAAGTAA
- a CDS encoding aspartate:alanine exchanger family transporter: protein MFADLLNSSYFALFLIVALGFMLGKIKIKGLSLDVSAVIFIALLFGHFGVVIPKELGNFGLVLFIFTIGIQAGPGFFDSFRSKGKTLIIITMLIICSASLTAVGLKYLFDIDTPSVVGLIAGALTSTPGLAVAIDSTNSPLASISYGIAYPFGVIGVILFVKLLPRIMRIDLDKEARRLEKERRGQFPELTTCIYRVTNPAVFNRSLMQINARAMTGAVISRHKHDEIISIPTAQTVLHENDYIQAVGSEEALNQLSVLVGEREEGELPLVDTQEIESLLLTKKDMINKQLGDLNLMKNFGCTVTRVRRSGIDLSPSPDLTLKFGDKLMVVGEKEGLKGLARLLGNNAKKLSDTDFFPIAMGIVLGVLFGKLNITFPGGLSFSPGLTGGILIVALFLSAIGKTGPILWSMSGPANQLLRQLGLLLFLAEVGTSAGTNLVATFQESGWLLFGVGAAITLVPMLVAMFVGLFVFKINILDLLGTITGGMTSTPGLAAADSMTDSNIPSVAYATVYPIAMVFLILFIQIIATMV from the coding sequence ATGTTTGCTGACCTACTTAATTCCTCCTATTTCGCCCTCTTCCTCATTGTCGCATTGGGTTTCATGCTGGGAAAAATCAAAATCAAAGGTTTATCACTGGATGTTTCCGCAGTTATTTTCATTGCTCTTCTCTTCGGACACTTCGGTGTAGTCATTCCTAAAGAATTAGGAAACTTCGGATTGGTACTTTTCATCTTTACTATCGGTATCCAGGCCGGTCCCGGTTTCTTCGACTCGTTCCGAAGCAAAGGAAAGACCCTGATCATCATTACCATGCTGATTATCTGCTCGGCTTCTCTTACAGCTGTCGGGCTCAAATACCTATTCGACATCGATACGCCTAGTGTGGTAGGTTTAATAGCCGGTGCGCTGACCAGTACACCGGGACTTGCCGTAGCCATCGACAGTACAAATTCTCCGTTGGCATCCATTTCCTATGGTATCGCTTATCCGTTTGGAGTTATTGGTGTCATCCTGTTTGTAAAACTGCTCCCCCGTATCATGCGTATCGATCTGGACAAGGAGGCCCGCCGACTGGAAAAAGAACGTCGCGGCCAATTTCCCGAACTGACAACCTGTATCTATCGTGTTACAAATCCTGCCGTATTCAACCGCAGCCTGATGCAAATCAACGCACGGGCCATGACAGGAGCTGTTATTTCACGCCATAAACATGATGAAATCATTTCCATCCCCACAGCACAAACGGTGCTCCATGAAAATGATTATATACAGGCAGTGGGCAGTGAAGAAGCTCTGAACCAGCTTTCAGTTTTAGTCGGAGAACGCGAAGAGGGCGAATTGCCTTTAGTAGACACGCAAGAGATCGAATCCTTATTGCTGACCAAAAAGGATATGATCAATAAACAATTGGGGGATCTGAACCTGATGAAGAACTTCGGATGTACTGTCACACGTGTTCGCCGAAGCGGTATCGACCTGTCTCCATCGCCGGATCTGACTTTAAAATTCGGTGATAAACTAATGGTGGTAGGTGAAAAAGAAGGACTCAAAGGATTGGCTCGCTTGCTGGGAAACAATGCTAAAAAGTTATCAGACACAGACTTCTTCCCTATCGCAATGGGTATTGTTTTAGGGGTATTGTTCGGTAAGCTGAATATAACTTTCCCCGGTGGTTTATCTTTCTCCCCGGGATTGACGGGCGGTATTCTGATTGTGGCTTTGTTTTTAAGTGCAATTGGTAAGACAGGTCCTATTCTATGGTCTATGTCCGGACCTGCTAATCAGTTATTACGCCAGTTAGGCTTGTTGTTATTCCTAGCCGAAGTCGGCACCTCGGCAGGCACCAATCTTGTAGCGACTTTCCAGGAAAGCGGCTGGTTGCTATTCGGAGTAGGTGCTGCTATTACGCTGGTACCTATGTTAGTAGCGATGTTCGTCGGACTGTTTGTTTTCAAAATCAACATACTCGACTTGTTGGGAACCATCACCGGTGGTATGACTAGTACTCCGGGACTTGCAGCGGCTGATTCTATGACTGACAGCAACATTCCGAGTGTGGCTTATGCTACGGTTTATCCTATTGCAATGGTATTCCTCATACTGTTTATTCAGATTATTGCAACTATGGTTTAA
- a CDS encoding tetratricopeptide repeat protein: MLVAGCSTRKNTAGTRFYHALTTRYNVYFNGNEAYKAGLQAQQQGNKDNYMEMLPLYPIGNKETTGIGTSDYERAIEKAQKAIRQHSIKRRPIRKPGRAYTDEYKKWLARREFNPFIHRAWLLLGKAQYQKGDFPEAASTFSYIVRLYDGQTSITSEALIWLSRCYSALGWQYDAEDALNRVNNDSLPLSLAVPYASATGNYLLGSQRYKEAIPHLEKTAKNEKNKQQKARCYYLLGQTYQLLQQPEQAYQSYSKVIRLNPPYELALSARIRQTEVMPTANSRKITGKLLRLSKDEKNEEYLDQIYYALGNVYLVGKDTAQALSAYHKGIEKSTRNGVEKGILQLTLGNLYWQQARYAEAQKAYAEAIGLIDKTHREYADITTRSEILDELVPHTNTIQLQDSLQHLAGMPEAERMAVIENIIAQVIAREEAERKAAEEAERETNRLQMREEAESQLPATSIISKPGQGNTTTPQTTQPAIGGKLDWYFYNPQLVEQGKAEFQRLWGRRKLEDNWRRKNKTVVALDDFEEIDYSEPEDIAQKDSIRNSQEDETAESSVSPKEGPKEGTADSIANDTHRPEYYLAQIPLTEEAMQASNALLSEALYGAGIVFKDRMHDFRRAEAMFERLIRQFPDFAQADEAYYQLFLTKLAIEYYEKKGSSAEKYKAELIARFPKSRYAKTLADPDFAENAVHGKQREDSLYVRAYEHFQMGDTATVRAAEHLSSEIYPLGQHRPKFMFLEAVTRLQGGETERFLATLKELVQQYPQNEITDLAAHILKGVQEGRLLARDSHTFGSIWQRRNAELAEAGNLLGDSLSSAAILPPDSAFSTERNVPFLFILAYEEGKVNENMLLFEVARYNFSTFLVKNFDLAFAHERGIGMLQIRPFNNYDETQQYFRRLYANPEMAARLSGMRAILISEANYAQLIKQYSFDDYDAFYHTHFSSIPEPELKGYTLDEPLLNLPTEEEERQREENLPTEEDDPENGVIFGD; the protein is encoded by the coding sequence ATGCTCGTTGCCGGATGTTCTACTCGAAAGAATACAGCCGGCACACGCTTCTATCATGCCCTAACCACCCGTTACAACGTCTACTTCAACGGAAACGAAGCTTATAAAGCCGGATTGCAAGCACAGCAACAAGGGAATAAGGATAACTACATGGAAATGCTCCCCCTCTATCCCATCGGCAACAAAGAAACTACAGGTATCGGTACTTCCGACTATGAGCGAGCCATTGAAAAAGCGCAAAAAGCCATTCGCCAGCATTCTATCAAGCGACGCCCCATACGTAAACCAGGACGGGCATACACGGACGAATACAAAAAATGGCTGGCGCGTCGGGAATTCAATCCTTTCATACATCGTGCATGGCTGCTATTGGGAAAAGCACAATATCAGAAAGGAGATTTTCCGGAAGCTGCCTCAACCTTTTCTTATATCGTGCGCCTCTATGACGGACAGACGAGCATCACTTCCGAAGCTCTGATCTGGCTATCCCGCTGCTACTCAGCTCTGGGCTGGCAATACGATGCGGAAGACGCTCTGAACCGGGTAAATAATGATAGTCTGCCGTTATCACTGGCAGTCCCTTATGCTTCGGCAACAGGAAACTACCTGTTGGGCAGTCAGCGATACAAAGAAGCCATCCCCCATCTGGAAAAGACAGCCAAAAACGAGAAGAACAAGCAGCAAAAAGCGCGATGCTATTATCTCCTGGGGCAGACTTACCAGCTATTGCAACAACCGGAACAAGCTTATCAATCATACAGCAAAGTAATTCGTCTCAACCCTCCGTACGAACTGGCATTGAGTGCCCGTATCCGCCAGACGGAAGTGATGCCCACCGCCAATAGCCGTAAGATAACAGGAAAGCTACTGCGGCTGAGCAAAGACGAGAAAAACGAAGAATATCTGGATCAGATTTACTATGCATTGGGTAATGTTTACCTGGTCGGGAAAGACACGGCGCAGGCTCTTTCCGCATATCACAAAGGAATAGAAAAGAGCACCCGTAATGGTGTGGAAAAAGGAATTCTTCAACTGACATTGGGAAACTTGTACTGGCAGCAGGCACGCTATGCCGAAGCACAGAAAGCATACGCAGAGGCAATAGGGTTGATAGATAAGACACACCGGGAATATGCCGACATTACCACCCGTTCGGAAATACTGGACGAACTGGTACCTCATACCAATACCATACAGTTACAGGATAGTTTGCAGCACCTTGCCGGGATGCCGGAGGCGGAACGAATGGCCGTCATAGAAAACATCATTGCACAGGTCATCGCCCGGGAAGAAGCAGAACGTAAGGCGGCCGAAGAAGCAGAGCGGGAAACAAACCGTCTGCAGATGCGGGAAGAAGCGGAAAGTCAGTTACCTGCAACTTCGATTATCAGCAAACCAGGGCAAGGGAATACCACTACTCCACAAACCACCCAGCCGGCAATAGGCGGAAAACTGGATTGGTATTTTTATAATCCGCAATTAGTGGAACAGGGAAAAGCAGAGTTCCAACGTTTGTGGGGACGCAGAAAACTGGAAGACAACTGGCGAAGGAAAAACAAAACCGTGGTTGCACTCGACGATTTTGAAGAGATAGATTACAGTGAACCGGAAGATATTGCCCAGAAAGACAGTATCCGGAACAGTCAAGAAGATGAAACCGCAGAAAGTTCCGTCTCCCCCAAAGAAGGTCCTAAAGAGGGAACTGCCGACAGTATCGCCAATGACACGCATCGTCCGGAATACTATCTGGCACAGATACCATTGACAGAAGAGGCCATGCAGGCATCCAACGCATTGCTATCGGAAGCCTTATACGGTGCCGGAATAGTTTTCAAGGATCGTATGCACGATTTCCGACGGGCAGAAGCCATGTTCGAAAGGCTCATCCGGCAGTTCCCGGACTTCGCGCAAGCTGATGAAGCCTATTATCAGTTATTCCTGACGAAATTGGCTATAGAATATTATGAGAAAAAAGGCAGTTCCGCCGAAAAATATAAAGCCGAACTTATCGCCCGGTTCCCCAAAAGCCGTTATGCCAAGACACTGGCTGACCCGGATTTCGCAGAGAATGCCGTACATGGTAAGCAACGTGAAGATTCACTCTATGTCCGCGCTTATGAGCATTTCCAGATGGGCGACACAGCCACTGTGCGGGCTGCCGAACATCTTTCTTCCGAAATATATCCATTAGGGCAACACCGCCCGAAGTTTATGTTCCTCGAAGCCGTCACCCGACTGCAGGGAGGAGAAACAGAAAGGTTCCTCGCCACTCTGAAAGAACTTGTACAGCAATATCCGCAGAACGAAATCACTGATCTGGCCGCCCATATACTGAAAGGCGTACAAGAAGGGCGTCTGCTGGCCCGTGACAGCCATACATTCGGTTCTATCTGGCAACGCCGAAATGCCGAACTGGCCGAAGCAGGCAATCTGCTGGGCGACAGTTTGAGCAGTGCCGCTATTCTTCCACCAGACAGTGCTTTCAGCACAGAGCGCAATGTACCGTTCCTCTTTATCCTTGCTTATGAAGAAGGAAAAGTAAACGAGAATATGCTTCTGTTTGAAGTGGCACGCTATAATTTCTCCACTTTCCTGGTTAAGAACTTCGACCTTGCATTTGCTCACGAACGGGGTATCGGTATGTTGCAAATTCGTCCGTTCAACAATTACGATGAAACACAGCAATATTTCCGTCGACTTTATGCAAATCCCGAAATGGCGGCACGGCTCAGTGGCATGCGCGCCATACTCATCTCGGAGGCCAACTATGCGCAATTAATCAAACAATATAGCTTCGATGATTATGATGCCTTCTACCATACACACTTCTCTTCCATACCGGAACCGGAACTAAAAGGCTATACACTGGATGAACCTCTGCTGAACCTGCCGACAGAGGAAGAAGAACGGCAGAGAGAAGAAAATCTGCCTACGGAAGAGGACGACCCGGAAAATGGTGTTATCTTTGGGGATTGA
- a CDS encoding phospholipase, with amino-acid sequence MWILIISLIVLVCIALLAGYIRNLRLQKKIERGELDAMPEVKEVDAECCGQHEICERDSLLAAVSKKIEYYDDEELDKYIGTAPEDYTPEQEDEFRDIFYTMQDTDVAGWVRSLQLRGIALPNNIKDEVFLIIGERRL; translated from the coding sequence ATGTGGATATTAATTATAAGTCTTATTGTACTTGTCTGTATCGCCCTTTTGGCAGGATACATCCGTAACCTACGCTTGCAAAAGAAAATAGAACGCGGAGAACTGGATGCCATGCCCGAAGTGAAAGAGGTCGATGCAGAATGCTGCGGACAGCACGAAATATGCGAACGGGACAGTCTGTTAGCTGCCGTCAGCAAAAAGATAGAGTACTACGATGATGAAGAACTGGACAAATACATCGGCACTGCCCCCGAAGATTACACTCCTGAACAGGAAGATGAATTCAGAGACATATTCTATACGATGCAGGACACCGATGTTGCCGGATGGGTACGCAGTTTGCAACTACGTGGAATAGCTCTGCCGAACAATATCAAAGATGAAGTATTCCTGATCATAGGAGAGAGGAGACTTTAA
- a CDS encoding 3-phosphoshikimate 1-carboxyvinyltransferase — translation MRYKLSAPATLHTTIQLPASKSISNRALILHALAQGHIAPSNLSDCDDTRVMIKALDGNPGHIDILAAGTAMRFLTAYLSVTPDTRIITGTERMQQRPIRILVDALRELGAQIEYAGKEGFPPLRITGTELTGEEISLAGNVSSQYISALLMIGPILKNGLRLNLTGEIISRPYINLTLQLMKEFGADAAWSSESSITVRPGKYRDIPFTVESDWSGASYWYQMVALIQDNEKKESTKTEIKLPGLLPRSYQGDSRGAEIFAKLGVHTTYTDQGVVLTKMGTPVACLKEDLVDIPDLAQTFVVTCCLMNIPFRFTGLQSLKIKETDRIQALITELHKLGYVVKSEQDSVLIWNGERCEPESNPVIATYEDHRMAMAFAPAILRMLSIQIADPQVVSKSYPGYWEDLKQAGFGIEIIK, via the coding sequence ATGCGCTATAAACTTTCGGCACCAGCCACTTTGCATACCACTATCCAGCTCCCGGCTTCCAAAAGTATCAGTAACCGGGCTTTGATATTACACGCTTTAGCCCAAGGGCATATCGCGCCAAGTAATTTGAGCGATTGCGATGACACCCGTGTCATGATAAAAGCACTGGACGGGAATCCCGGACATATTGACATTCTTGCCGCCGGAACCGCCATGCGTTTTCTCACGGCTTACCTCAGTGTAACACCGGATACACGCATCATTACCGGTACCGAACGGATGCAACAACGCCCCATACGTATTCTGGTGGATGCCTTACGTGAACTGGGTGCACAGATAGAGTATGCCGGAAAAGAAGGCTTCCCTCCTTTGCGCATCACAGGTACAGAATTAACAGGCGAAGAAATCAGCCTTGCCGGAAATGTCAGTTCGCAATATATATCTGCTTTACTGATGATCGGTCCTATCCTGAAAAACGGATTGAGGCTGAATCTTACAGGAGAAATCATTTCCCGCCCTTACATTAATTTAACGCTGCAACTGATGAAAGAATTCGGTGCAGACGCTGCCTGGAGTTCTGAAAGTAGTATCACCGTCCGTCCGGGAAAGTACAGAGACATACCTTTCACAGTAGAAAGTGACTGGAGCGGTGCTTCTTACTGGTATCAGATGGTTGCCTTAATTCAGGATAATGAAAAAAAGGAATCTACAAAAACGGAAATAAAATTACCCGGACTTCTCCCACGCAGTTATCAGGGTGACAGCCGGGGAGCTGAAATATTTGCCAAACTCGGTGTACACACCACATATACCGACCAAGGAGTGGTACTAACTAAGATGGGAACTCCCGTTGCCTGTTTAAAGGAAGATTTAGTGGATATACCCGACTTGGCACAAACTTTCGTTGTGACTTGTTGTTTAATGAACATACCTTTCCGATTTACCGGATTGCAGAGTTTGAAGATAAAGGAAACCGACCGCATTCAGGCTCTTATCACGGAATTGCATAAACTGGGATATGTGGTAAAATCGGAACAGGACAGTGTATTAATCTGGAACGGTGAGCGCTGCGAACCGGAATCCAATCCCGTTATTGCGACTTATGAAGATCACCGGATGGCAATGGCATTTGCACCCGCCATCCTGCGGATGCTATCCATACAGATTGCTGACCCACAAGTGGTTTCCAAGTCTTATCCGGGATATTGGGAGGATTTGAAACAGGCAGGGTTCGGAATTGAGATAATTAAATGA
- a CDS encoding cupin domain-containing protein: protein MKVLAVKNYKTAEGQKINQGGNEFTVKPIVEQADVDQCRVNFVEVEPGNFAYGYHYHETDEEVFYIISGTGIVRTANGDVTVKAGDAITFPTGPEGAHVIRNGSDTEKLVYIDFDTNNLPEIVHFPDTDQVMAYGKFSNGVYDKK, encoded by the coding sequence ATGAAAGTACTTGCAGTAAAGAATTACAAGACCGCAGAAGGTCAGAAAATCAACCAGGGTGGTAATGAATTTACAGTGAAACCGATTGTTGAGCAAGCGGATGTGGACCAATGCCGTGTGAACTTTGTAGAAGTAGAACCGGGTAATTTTGCCTATGGATATCATTATCATGAAACGGACGAAGAGGTGTTCTATATCATCAGTGGTACAGGAATTGTTCGCACAGCGAATGGGGATGTGACGGTGAAGGCTGGTGATGCAATAACTTTCCCTACAGGTCCTGAAGGTGCGCATGTCATTCGTAACGGTTCGGATACGGAAAAGCTGGTTTATATTGACTTCGATACGAATAATCTTCCGGAGATTGTACATTTTCCCGATACAGATCAGGTAATGGCTTACGGGAAGTTCTCTAATGGGGTTTATGATAAGAAGTAA
- a CDS encoding radical SAM protein, translated as MSNLVPILGVNRHRLLIDGEGVTTLVAFHGCPLRCKYCLNPQSLSDDFDFPLYSCEQLYERVKVDELYFLATRGGITFGGGEPCLRSEFISRFRELCGKEWRITVETSLNVPRKHLEILLPVVDDYIVDIKDTNDEIYQNYTGRSNHQVLGNLRWLIEYGKAEQITVRIPLIPQYNKEEDTTHSIDLLRSMGLSHFDVFTYRT; from the coding sequence ATGAGTAATCTTGTCCCCATATTAGGAGTGAACAGGCACCGCCTGCTGATTGACGGTGAGGGAGTGACTACATTGGTGGCTTTTCATGGTTGTCCTTTGCGTTGCAAGTATTGTCTGAACCCTCAGTCTCTATCTGATGATTTTGATTTCCCGCTTTATTCCTGCGAACAACTGTATGAGAGGGTGAAAGTAGATGAACTTTACTTTCTTGCAACTCGTGGTGGTATTACCTTTGGTGGTGGTGAACCTTGTCTGCGAAGTGAATTTATCAGCCGTTTCCGGGAACTTTGTGGGAAGGAGTGGAGGATTACAGTAGAAACGTCTTTAAATGTACCCCGGAAGCATCTGGAGATTCTATTGCCTGTGGTAGATGACTATATCGTAGATATCAAGGATACGAATGATGAGATCTATCAAAACTACACAGGCAGAAGCAATCATCAGGTGCTCGGAAACCTGCGTTGGCTTATAGAGTACGGAAAAGCTGAACAGATCACAGTCCGTATCCCCCTTATTCCGCAATATAATAAGGAGGAGGATACTACGCATAGCATAGATTTGCTAAGATCTATGGGACTGAGTCATTTTGATGTATTTACGTACCGAACTTAA
- a CDS encoding DUF2721 domain-containing protein has product MEIDLTTPALLFSAISLIMLAYTNRFMSYAQLVRTLKEQYRENHSSVTAAQIANLRKRLYLTRAMQVTGTGSLLLCVVSMFFIYIQLYLVSIYIFGLAMVLLIISLAISVYEIYISVKALEIHLNDMNE; this is encoded by the coding sequence ATGGAAATAGATTTAACGACTCCGGCTCTGTTGTTTTCGGCAATTTCATTGATTATGTTGGCTTATACCAACCGTTTTATGTCGTATGCCCAGTTGGTACGTACTTTGAAGGAACAATACCGGGAAAATCATTCGTCGGTAACTGCGGCACAGATTGCCAATCTTCGTAAACGTCTGTATCTGACGCGTGCTATGCAGGTGACAGGGACAGGCAGCTTATTGTTGTGTGTCGTAAGCATGTTCTTTATTTATATACAACTTTATCTTGTATCCATCTATATCTTTGGACTGGCAATGGTGTTGCTGATTATCTCTCTGGCTATCTCTGTGTACGAGATTTATATTTCGGTGAAGGCTTTAGAGATACATCTGAATGATATGAATGAATAA